A stretch of the Cyprinus carpio isolate SPL01 chromosome B4, ASM1834038v1, whole genome shotgun sequence genome encodes the following:
- the nudt5 gene encoding ADP-sugar pyrophosphatase, producing the protein MSSPKKATTEPHVIKEELIASGKWLTLEKTTYVDPSGSTRTWETAKRTTRVANIAADGVAIIALLKRTLHKDCVVMVRQFRPPMGCNTLEFPAGLIDDNETIETAALRELKEETGYKGEVVGVTPVTCLDPGLSNCTTQMVMVHINGDDLENINPTQQLGDGEFVEVILLPLDEFQQKIEELLQKEKIVVDSKVYIYAMGMSQAFFKPRELPVLKQ; encoded by the exons ATGAGCTCTCCGAAGAAAGCGACTACTGAACCTCATGTCATCAAAGAGGAG CTGATAGCGAGTGGAAAATGGTTGACGCTTGAGAAGACCACATATGTGGATCCATCCGGAAGCACCAG AACATGGGAAACCGCAAAGAGAACAACCCGAGTCGCCAACATTGCAGCTGATG GTGTAGCAATCATAGCCCTTCTGAAGAGGACGCTACATAAAGACTGTGTTGTAATGGTGAGGCAGTTTCGTCCACCCATGGGGTGCAACACACTGGAGTTTCCTGCAG GTCTGATAGATGACAATGAGACCATTGAAACTGCTGCTTTGAGAGAGCTAAAAGAGGAAACGGGTTACAAAGGGGAGGTGGTGGGCGTCACTCCAG TCACATGTTTAGACCCGGGCTTGTCTAACTGCACCACACAGATGGTGATGGTACATATCAATGGAGATGACCTTGAAAATATAAACCCCACTCAGCAGCTGG GTGATGGag AATTTGTGGAGGTTATTCTTCTACCTCTGgatgaatttcagcaaaaaattGAAG AGCTGCTGCAGAAAGAGAAAATAGTGGTGGACTCCAAGGTGTATATTTATGCTATGGGAATGTCGCAGGCCTTCTTTAAACCCAGAGAGTTGCCTGTGCTGAAGCAGTGA